One part of the Lotus japonicus ecotype B-129 chromosome 2, LjGifu_v1.2 genome encodes these proteins:
- the LOC130735513 gene encoding kunitz trypsin inhibitor 5-like, whose product MFPFKRIINLMKTSLIAFSYICFALIGITTSAAVPEPVLDTSGQKLTTGVKYYILPVVKSGGLTLESTGNKSCPISVVQSKFKDGNGDTVTFTPYNAKDGAILTSTDLNIITTPIKSPCGPSFVWRLLKESTGLWFVALGGVEGNPGADTIVNWFKIEKAGKHYVLSFCPSVCKCNTLCRELGIYVDGVDKHLALSDKVTPFKVMFKRAQV is encoded by the coding sequence ATGTTCCCCTTTAAGCGCATTATAAATCTCATGAAGACCTCACTCATAGCCTTTTCCTACATTTGTTTTGCCTTGATTGGCATAACAACTTCTGCAGCAGTACCTGAACCAGTGCTTGACACCTCAGGCCAGAAACTAACAACAGGTGTCAAGTACTACATTTTGCCTGTCGTAAAAAGTGGAGGGCTAACACTTGAAAGCACAGGCAACAAGTCCTGTCCCATTAGTGTGGTTCAATCGAAGTTTAAAGATGGGAATGGAGACACAGTTACCTTCACACCCTACAATGCTAAAGATGGTGCCATCCTCACCTCAACAGATCTCAACATCATAACTACTCCCATTAAATCTCCCTGTGGCCCATCCTTTGTGTGGAGGCTTCTCAAAGAGTCAACTGGGTTGTGGTTTGTGGCTCTTGGTGGTGTTGAAGGAAATCCAGGTGCTGATACTATTGTCAATTGGTTCAAGATTGAGAAAGCTGGCAAACACTACGTGCTTTCTTTCTGTCCCTCAGTCTGCAAATGCAATACTCTATGCAGGGAACTTGGGATATATGTTGATGGTGTGGACAAGCATTTGGCTCTCAGTGATAAAGTCACACCCTTTAAAGTCATGTTCAAAAGGGCTCAAGTTTAA
- the LOC130736760 gene encoding uncharacterized protein LOC130736760, with protein MENFTSMVDFMVAVLHEDEPELTAAVQTLLYATWEARNSMVFKGRRLDVGEVLRRCSTLHPRDVAEPIHRSEEGTRAASWKRPEVGLIKVNVDASIKDGVCGYGMVARDSNGEVLGAAAFYPVNVISPLLGEASSLRWAMQLAVEFGFRSVCFETDCLQLFTWWKKGTAGLSYLDAIVRDCRTLIPAFSFFDLLFVRRTGNYVADFLARNASDFPNSVWVEEVPQAADHLVINDVMASSPALS; from the coding sequence ATGGAGAATTTCACTTCCATGGTTGATTTTATGGTGGCGGTTTTGCATGAAGATGAACCTGAGTTAACAGCTGCTGTTCAAACGCTCTTATATGCAACATGGGAAGCTCGGAACTCAATGGTTTTCAAAGGGCGACGCTTGGACGTCGGGGAGGTGCTTCGTAGATGCTCTACTCTTCATCCTAGGGACGTCGCGGAGCCCATTCACCGTTCAGAGGAGGGTACTCGCGCAGCGTCATGGAAGCGGCCTGAAGTGGGGTTGATTAAGGTTAATGTGGATGCATCCATCAAGGATGGGGTGTGTGGTTATGGGATGGTGGCTCGAGATTCAAATGGAGAGGTTTTAGGAGCTGCTGCTTTTTACCCAGTTAATGTTATTTCCCCCTTGCTTGGAGAAGCCTCAAGTCTCCGTTGGGCAATGCAATTGGCTGTGGAGTTTGGATTTCGATCGGTGTGCTTTGAGACGGATTGTCTTCAGCTCTTTACTTGGTGGAAGAAGGGGACAGCTGGTTTATCTTATTTAGATGCTATTGTTCGTGATTGTCGTACTTTAATTCCTGCTTTTAGTTTTTTTGATTTGCTTTTTGTAAGACGCACTGGCAATTATGTTGCAGACTTTTTGGCAAGGAATGCTTCTGATTTCCCCAACTCTGTTTGGGTGGAGGAGGTTCCTCAGGCTGCTGATCACTTGGTGATCAATGATGTAATGGCGTCATCACCTGCTTTGAGTTAA